Part of the Clostridiaceae bacterium genome is shown below.
CATACCCTGTGTATTAGGCAGGGCTTTTTGCCATGCATTTCTTTGCCTTGCAGCCCTTGTTTTCTATTTAGCTATATAAATTTTGACTGTCAAGGACGGGCTTTGCCCGTTCACTTTATCCTTGACTAGCAAAATTTTATAGCTATTATTCTTTTGGGGCTGCATTCTCTAGAATTCTTTAGTTATTCTAAGAGAAATTCAGCTCTTTTTTCATTTTTACTTAACAGCTCCTAAAATTGCCCTTATCTAATGCCTCTGGCCGCTCAGTACTTGTCCTGATGCAAACAGCAGGAAACTTGAAATAAGAGGCTTCTTCCGGCAATGTCCCGCTATCTGAAACTACACAAAAAGCATTTATCTGAAGATTATTATAATCTGAAAAGCCAAATGGCTTTAGATTTCTTACCAATGGATGAAATTTGAATTCCCTCTTCTCTATAAATTTTGCACTTCTGGGATGAGTGCTATAAATAACAGGCATATCGTAATATTCTGCCAAAGCATTTACTGCATTCATAAGAGAAAAGAAATTCACTTCAATATCAATATTTTCTTCACGATGGGCAGAAAGTATAATATATTCTCCTCTCTTCAATCCCAGTTCGTCAAGAATTCTGCTTTTTTTGATTTTATCAATATTTGCAGTTAATACTTCAGCCATGGGAGAACCTGTTACATAGGTACGCTCCTTTGCAACCCCTTCATAATTTAAATAACGTCTAGCATGTTCGCTATAGCACAAATTCACATCAGCAATATGGTCAACTATTCTTCGGTTGGTTTCCTCAGGCAAATTTTCGTCAAAACATCTGTTGCCTGCTTCCATATGAAATATTGGTATTTTTAGTCTTTTAGCTGATATAGCTGATAAAGCTGAATTTGTATCACCCAAAACTAAAAGCGCATCTGGTTTTAATTCTGAGAGTAACTTATAGCTTTTTGCAATGATATTACCAATTGTTTCACCTAAATCTTCACCAACTGAATCTAGATAATAATCCGGTTTTCTTAAGCCCAAATCCTCAAAGAATATCTGATTTAATGTATAATCCCAGTTTTGACCTGTATGTACAAGTATATGTTCAAAATATATATCACATTTTTTTATTATTTCAGACAAACGTATTATTTCAGGTCTTGTACCAAGTATTGTTACTAGTTTTAATCTGCTTATTGATGAGCTATTCACAATTATACCTCCTCGAAATAAGTATCTGGCTTATCTGGGTTATAACACTCATTTGCCCACATTATGGTTACCATATCCGTATCACCTAAATTCTCAATATTGTGTGTATATCCTGGAGGTATATCAATTACTTTCAACTTATCACTGCTAACATAATACTCAATTACTTCATCTGATCCAATTTTTCTAAATCGTATAACACCTTTTCCACTCACGACTAAAAATTTCTCATTTTTTGTATGGTGCCAATGATTGCCTTTAGTTATACCGGGTCTAGATATATTAACAGACACTTGCCCCCTGTCTGAAGTTTTAATAAACTCTGTAAATGAACCTCTTTGGTCGATATTCATTTTCAAGGCATAACAAAAGCTATCCTCCGGCAAGTAACTTAAATAGGTGCTATATAGTTTTCTGGTAAACTCATCAGACATATCTGGAACAGAAATGTCTTTGCGACTTTTCTTAAATGAATATATTAAATCAACTATTTCTCCTAAAGTAATGGTATAAACCACTGGTACCTCGCAAAAGTCTTCAACACGGGTCTCTTTTCCTTCCAATGCTTTTATCAGTTCCTCTACAACATCATCAATGTAAGCCAGCTTCATTACAACTTTGGGATCATTGACAGTTATAGGCAAATCACGGGCAATATTATAACAGAAAGTAGCTATTACACTATTGTAATTAGGTCTGCACCATTTCCCAAATACATTTGGAAACCTATAAACTAACACCCTGGCACCTGTATCCTTACCATATGCAAACACTAAATCTTCTCCAGCTTTTTTACTCTTTCCATACGGATTATCAAGAACTGCTTGGATTGATGATGAGAGCATAAACGGACATGTGTTTTTATATTTTTTCAATGTTTCTAATAACTTAGAAGTAAATCCAAAATTACCTTCCATAAATTCTGATTGATCTTTAGGGCGGTTAACACCTGCCAGATGGAATACAAAATCAGCTTCTCTGCAATATATATTTAATAAGGCCAGATCTGTATCTACATCGTATTCAAAAATATCTGTATATTTCCGATTTTTTAATTCTGCGATTAGATTTTTTCCAATAAAACCTTTTGCACCGGTTATTAGTATTTTCATTTTTATTCCAACCTTCCAGTTCTTTTTGAATATAATCTAAGGTCAATAGTTTCTCTTTAATTTGTTCAACATTAAGCCTGGTTGTATTATGAGATGTATATTCTTTATCAGAAGCTGTCAGTTGTGAGCTTCCTTCGGTAAAAAATTTGTCATAATTCAGGTCTCTTCTGTCAGCCGGTACCCTAAAGTAATTTCCCATGTCCTCGGCGACTAAATATTCTTCTTTTGTTAATAACGTTTCATATAATTTTTCGCCATGACGTGTACCAATTATTTTTATTTCATTATCAGCATTAAATAATTCCTTTAATGCCTGAGCCAAATCTCCTATAGTTGATGCTGAAGCCTTCTGAACCATAATATCGCCTGCCTGTGCATTCTGAAATGCATATACTACAAGCTCCACAGCCTCTTCAAGACTCATTAGAAATCTTGTCATATTTGGATTAGTAATAGTTAAGGCTTGTCCATTCTTTATCTGCTCGACAAACAAAGGTATTACAGAACCTCTGGAAGCCATAACATTTCCATATCTGGTACAACATATTAAGGTTTTATCTGGATCTACAGTTTTGGACTTAGCTATAACCACTTTTTCCATCATTGCTT
Proteins encoded:
- a CDS encoding capsular polysaccharide biosynthesis protein CapF, whose amino-acid sequence is MKILITGAKGFIGKNLIAELKNRKYTDIFEYDVDTDLALLNIYCREADFVFHLAGVNRPKDQSEFMEGNFGFTSKLLETLKKYKNTCPFMLSSSIQAVLDNPYGKSKKAGEDLVFAYGKDTGARVLVYRFPNVFGKWCRPNYNSVIATFCYNIARDLPITVNDPKVVMKLAYIDDVVEELIKALEGKETRVEDFCEVPVVYTITLGEIVDLIYSFKKSRKDISVPDMSDEFTRKLYSTYLSYLPEDSFCYALKMNIDQRGSFTEFIKTSDRGQVSVNISRPGITKGNHWHHTKNEKFLVVSGKGVIRFRKIGSDEVIEYYVSSDKLKVIDIPPGYTHNIENLGDTDMVTIMWANECYNPDKPDTYFEEV
- the wecB gene encoding UDP-N-acetylglucosamine 2-epimerase (non-hydrolyzing), with the translated sequence MSRLKLVTILGTRPEIIRLSEIIKKCDIYFEHILVHTGQNWDYTLNQIFFEDLGLRKPDYYLDSVGEDLGETIGNIIAKSYKLLSELKPDALLVLGDTNSALSAISAKRLKIPIFHMEAGNRCFDENLPEETNRRIVDHIADVNLCYSEHARRYLNYEGVAKERTYVTGSPMAEVLTANIDKIKKSRILDELGLKRGEYIILSAHREENIDIEVNFFSLMNAVNALAEYYDMPVIYSTHPRSAKFIEKREFKFHPLVRNLKPFGFSDYNNLQINAFCVVSDSGTLPEEASYFKFPAVCIRTSTERPEALDKGNFRSC